GCTCTTCCCTGAGCCCCAGCCTCTTCTTCAGCCTTTCTACCTCCTCGGCTACCTCCTTTTCCTGGGCCTGCTGGGAAATCTCTTCAAAGTCAACGCTTATGGGGAAAGGGCGGACGGCGGTCTTCTTCCCGCCCCGGGAAACCTCGTACCTGTCCAAGTCCACGCGGGCCTCGATAGCCCGGTCTGTGGTGTCCAGAAAGTTGTTGCAGTGGTAGCGGATGTGGAACCCCAGCAGGTGGTTCCCCAGGAGCCCGTCTAGGATTTGCTCCTGCCACGGGCAGATACGGAAGGCCTCGCGGTTGGGCCAGGGAATGTGCCAGAACTGGGCGATGATAGCGTTGGGGTTAGCTTGCCGGACAAGGCGGGGGAGGAGGGCCAGGTGATAGTCCTGGACAAAGACAAACGCCTTCCTGTCCTCCACTTCCTCCAGCACGGCCTCAGCGAAGAGCTGGTTGACCTTCTTATAGGTATTCCAGTCAGCCTCGTCAAAGATGGGGCGGGTGTAGGAGATATGGCAAAGGGGCCAGAGGGCTTCGTTGGAGAAGCCAAAGTAGTAGCCATCCTCCTCCTCTCTGGTGAGCCAGACCCGTTTCAGTGTATATTTGGGCGCCTCGGGTGGGACCGGCACCTTGTTCTTGTCGTCCACCACTTCCCTGTCGGCGTCCCCGCTTCCGTGGGCTATCCACGTGCCCCTGCAGGCCCGCATCACCGGGTCCAGGGCTACGGTCAGACCGCTGGCGGGAACCTGGCACCGAATCTCAGAGCCGACGTGGGTGTGGATATAGGGCTCCCGGTTGGAGACCACGATAAAGAGATAGTTGGCCAGCTTGTCCTGAACCAGTGCGCACAGACTTTCCTTCGTCCACATCTCTATGACTCCTTTCTCCCTTCCTGGGTAGTGCCTGGAAAGGGCGAATTGCCGAAGAAGACTTTGGTGTGTGGCCAGGGGATCTCTATGCCTTCCTCATCAAAGGCCTTCTTCACCCTCTTCCGGATTTCCCCCATCACATCCCATTGCCGGATAGGTTTGGTATCGCCGAGAACCTTAAGCTCAATCCCCGAGTCTCCCAGGTTGTCCACCCGTAACACCTGGGGTGTCTTCAGGATGACGGGTGACCACTCGGCCTCCGCCGCCATCTCCTGGCAGACCCGGTTGATGACCGCAATAGCGCGGTCCAGGTCCGTCCCATAAGCGACGCTGATATTCAGGTTCACCCGGGACCACTCCTTGGTGAAGTTGCTGGCCACCCGTATCTCCCCATTGGGCACCACATGCACAATGCCGTCCAGGTCTCTCAGTACCGTGCGGCGCAGATTAATCTCCTCCACTAGGCCCGCTATGTCGGCTATCTTCACCACATCGCCCACCCGATACTGGTTCTCCATTACTATGAAGACGCCAGCGATGATGTCCTTCACAACGCTCTGGGCCCCAAAGCCCAAGGCGATGCCTGCGACCCCCGCCCCTGCTAGAACCGGGGCGATGTTGA
This DNA window, taken from Chloroflexota bacterium, encodes the following:
- a CDS encoding trehalose-6-phosphate synthase; protein product: MVSNREPYIHTHVGSEIRCQVPASGLTVALDPVMRACRGTWIAHGSGDADREVVDDKNKVPVPPEAPKYTLKRVWLTREEEDGYYFGFSNEALWPLCHISYTRPIFDEADWNTYKKVNQLFAEAVLEEVEDRKAFVFVQDYHLALLPRLVRQANPNAIIAQFWHIPWPNREAFRICPWQEQILDGLLGNHLLGFHIRYHCNNFLDTTDRAIEARVDLDRYEVSRGGKKTAVRPFPISVDFEEISQQAQEKEVAEEVERLKKRLGLREELVGIGLDRIDYTKGIPDRFRAFDRFLERWPEYKKRVAFVQAGVPSRIHIGTYKKLNEEIDSLVEEINWKHASGHWKPIHYLREHCSPLTLLALRRMANFCVVSSLHDGMNLVAKEFVASRSDEDGVLILSPFTGAARELTDALLANPYATDHFAEAIKRALEMPAPERQRRMRRMREIVRENNIYKWAGEIISELVKFESGGG